TCTCATTGATCACGATCGGCGTTTGAATGTTGATGTTGCTCGGCGCTGTATTGCCGTTGAGGCTGGCGACCGGCGGTGCGGCGGCAGCGGCCTCGTCGCTCGACGGCGTGAACGCGGCGCCAACGGCCACCGTCTCCAGCGCGAGCGCCGGGGCGGCGGCGTCGAGCATGCGACGGGGTTCCAACCGGCGGGGCGCCAGCGTGAACTTCGGAAGCGTGAACTTCGGAACGGTGGCGCGAGTGGAACGCGAGCGCGAACGGCGGCGCGGGGGAATGGCCATAGGCTATTGGTGAGTCCAAGGTGAGAAGCATGTCGACGCGATCGCCGCCCTGAAGAATCGCGTCAGCCTCGATTATCCCGTCAATTTCACAAGGGTGTCAAACAACTTGCGCCGATTCGGAGCACCGCCAATCGCCCGATCAGCCCTAGCCGGTCCGCCACGCGGGCCGGGGGCGTTTCGCGTGACATTGGCTTGCTCGGCAGGCCGCCCGGAGGGCGTGACCCTCCGGCTACCGGTATTGCTGACGGTGTGCAAACGGAGCCGAAATGCCGTCGCTTCTCCCCATACGCACTCGCCGTGGCAAAGTTTGCGGGCGGCGCCGCTTCTACTGGAGGAAGGGGTTGGAGCGGGTCGAAATCTGGACGATGAGGGCCTTCTGCCGGCGCCGTCGGGGCGCGGCGGCGAGTGGCTTCCAAGGCCCCAGCGACCCGGTTCCGTCGATCCGCTGATGAATACTCAGTCGAGACTACCGCTCTGGCGCCGCGGCACGTTGCTGGCAACGGCGGCTGTGACATTGCTGGCGGGCGACCTGCTTGCCGAGCCGACGACCAGCCGCTTCGATGTGCCGCAGGAAGGCGCCACCAGCGCCGCCTACCAAGCGCCGGCGTCGCTGCAGCAGCCGCAGTCGCTCAAGCAACCGCCGTTGGCGGAGCCGCCGATCGACAACGCCATTATCGACGCCCAACGCGAAGCCGCGGCCAACGCGGCCGAGGCAATCGACGAGCGCGACGAACCCCTCAACGACCCCGAGGCCGACGCCCGCCGCATCTACCGGCCGATCACCAGCGTCGGCGTCGATGTCCGCCTCCCGCCCGGCGAGATGCCAGGCGCCATGGCACGGCAAGAAGGCGACCCGCCGCCGGTGACGATGCCGATCGTCGGCGACCCGCGACTCGAAGGTGGCTGGGGCGATCAGATGTTCAACTGGTCGGCAACGCAGTTCTGCCACCAGCCGCTCTACTTTGAGGAAGTAAATCTCGAACGCTACGGCTACGGTTGCCGGCCGTGCGTGCAGCCGTTGGTGTCGGGCGCCCACTTCTTCCTGACCATCCCGGCGCTGCCGTACAAGATGACGGTCAATCCGCCGCGCGAGTGCGTCTACACGCTTGGTTACTACCGACCGGGCGATCGCGTGCCGTGGCAGCGGAACTATATGCCGTGGGACACGCGAGCCGCGGTGGTTGAAGCAACCGTCGCGGTGGGCTTGGTGTTCTTGATTCCTTAGCCCCGGGCTCCGCCCGGGGGTGGCGTTGCGCGCCGCGACGTTCAACGACATGGAAACCGCCCCCCGGGCGGAGCCCGGGGCTAGAACACGCGATGGAACGTCCGTCCCAGCGCGTTCATCACAAGCGTGCCTAGGTTCGACCGCTCGATCGTGATCTTCGCCACGCCGCGCGAGCCGGGTAGCAGCGGCAGCGCGTCGTCGAGTTCGATCTTCACGTCGTGGTAGCGAGCATCGCCAAGCGGCGAAGCGGCCGGCGGCGTGCCATCGCGATCGGCAGCGTGGTTGGCATGTCCTCGACTCGCCACATGCGTCACGCGGCCCGTGAGGGCGCTAAACGGCTGCTCGTCGACGAGCACGTGCACAGTCTGCCCCGCACTAACAACGGGGACGTCGGCCTGTTCGACGCCGGCCCAGGCCGCTGCGGCCGAACTGCCAGCGATCACACAGAGCGGGGTCTTCGGTTCGATCCAAGCCCCCTGGTTGTGCAGATCGAGCGGCGAGCCGCTCCACGTAGCGAGTTGATCGCTCCGGCGGCGATCGGCTGGCCGGTCAGGAGCAGCGACGACGCGGCCGGCGTGCGGAGCGCGGATCGTCAGCGAAGCGACCATCGCCTCGTACTCGGCGAGTTGAGCCTCGGAATCAACTAGTTCAGCCCGAGCCGCGGGAAGCTGCCGCCCAGCGGCAGGCGACGTTGCCTGCAGCGCACGCAATTGGGAGACGCGGACGGCCCGCTCGCGGACCGTTGCCGCGGCCTCGGCGCGGGCAAGTTCGAGTTCCGGATTGTGAAGTTCCACGACAACGTCGCCGGCCGCTACCTCGGCGCCGGCCGGCAGCGCGCGACGCAACTCGCCAGCGGCCACGGCGAAGAGCGGATGGTTCTGCTGCGGCACAATCACCAGCGGCGCCTCAACGCGGCGATCCATCGGAAGGTAATAGAGCGCGGTCAATCCCAACAGCAACGCACTCGCCGAGAGCGCCGCCCGATCCCAACGCCAGCGCGACCGCACGAGCGGATTGGTCGCCAATCGCACGGCAGCCCCGATCGGCCGCGCAAGCACCCCCGTCAGCGTCACCGCGGCGAGGCTGTAAACGAGGTTCTGCAACTGGTAGGGCCGAGCCAACTTGAGCATCAAGATGAACAGGCCGGCCATCACCAGTGCCAGGTAAACCTTGGCGCCGATCGCATAAATCCATAACGTCCTCCGCTTAGCGGGCGAAAGGAGCGGATCGACCGGATCGGGCTCTTCGAGTAGCCAGCGGCGCCACGCCACGCCGACGAGCCCGCGAGCCCGCTCGGCAAGGTTCGGCGTTTCCAGCCAGTCGGAGAGAATGTAATAGCCGTCGTACCGCAGCAGTGGATTCGCGTTGATCGCGAGCGTCCCCACGCTGCAGACGACCAGCAGACTGAGCGCGATCGCCTGCACGATGCCCGGCTCGCTGATCGACCAGACAATCGCGGCAAGCGACGCGATGATCAATTCGACGAACATACCGCCGGCCGAAACGGCGATCCGCTGCCATTTGCTCGGCAGCCGCCACGCATCAGAGACGTCGCAGTACAGGCTAGGCATGCCGGCGAGCAACAGCAGTCCCATCTCGCGCGGCCGGGCTCCAAAGCGGCGGCAAGCCAGCGCGTGGCCGAACTCGTGAGCGACCTTCACCAGGGCGACCGCGGCAAACCAGATGGGCAACCAGCGCGACTGGGCGAGTTGCTGTAGGCCGCTGAGCCCCGTATCGATCTGTCCAGCGTGGCTGACAACGACATAGATCGCGGCGGCCATCAGCAGACCGACCGCCACGGCGCCCGCTCGCGAGAATACCCAACCGAGCGACCGGTAGAGCCGATCGACGAGCGGACCAGCGTCGAAACCGCCGACGCGGATCGACAGAAGCTGCAGCAGGTTCGACCAACGCTCACGTCGGCTGTGGCGGCGTCCGCGCTCGCACAATTCGGCGCCGCGGCCAGGAATCTCGCCGACGAGCAGCCCTTGCTCGTAGACGCGATTGACGAATTCTTGCATCTGCTCGATCGTCGCCCGCCGTGGGGCGAAGCTCGTTTCGAGTTCACGCTGCAGCGAGCGGAGGCTAACCGGTTGCCGCAGCGCCGTGAGCAGGGCCTGCTCTTCGCTGGAGAACTGAAATATCTCGCCCGTGACGGGGTCTTTCACCATGTACGCCGCGTCGCCGTCGAACGCCGTTTCGACGATGTGCAAATCGCCGCGCGTGCGCATCGGGAGGATGCGATCGGCGACGGCGCGGCGGTAATCGGCGGCAGGCATGGGAAAAGTTGCGGGTAGCGAGCGGCGAGGTGCGAGTTAGTTTGTTGGAGCGACGATCTCTGTCGGAAGGCTTAGCTTCCCTTGCTGGCCAGGGCGAAGCTTTCCGGCGCTGTTGTCGATCTCCGCCCACACGCGCACTTGGCCAGTGATCGGGTCGATTTCAGGACTGATGAAACGGAGCGTCCCTTCGACGTGCCCACCGGCGGGAAAGGCGTCGCCTTCAGCGCCGATAGCAAACTTCACTTTGCTGCCTACCGGCGTGGTGGCGGCAATCTCGGCGGGTGCAAACCCCTCGGCCCGCAAGCGATCGACGGCGACCAGTCGCACGACCGGCGCACCCGGCTCGACCCACTCCCCTGCCCTGCCGCGAACGAGCGCGACGACGCCGGCGAAGGGCGCCTTCACCGCATGCAGCTCCAAATCAAGCCGCGCCGACTCGACGCCGTTTTCCTTCAGCTTGAGTTCGTAGCGGTCAATCTCCAACTCATGCTCCGCTTGGCGGCGCTCGAGCTCTAGCTTCTCTGCCGTGAGCCGTTCGACGTCGAGCTGCGACTGCGAGATGCTGCGGGCAAACTTCTCGTTTGATTCGCTCGAGCGCTTCATCTCCGCGCGAGCTACTTCGAGCGCCTTGTCGGCGTACTCGATTCGCAGTTCGCTTGCCGCCTTCGCTTGCACCTGCGATCGCTCCAGTTCCGCCTTCGCCACCGCTAGTTTGGCGGCGCGATCGTCGAGCGACGCCAACAGTTCGCCCGCCGCGACGGCGGCGCCTTCCTCGACGGCGATCGTCGCCAACACACCGGTCTGCCGCGCCGGAACTTCCGCCTCGACCATCGGCCGCAAGACGACGGAATCGATCGTCGTCTCGGCCGCGCCGGCGAGTGTGCCGCACAGCAACACCGCAACCATCGTGATGTGGAATCGCAGCTTCATCGCGTCTCGTTCACTCTCAGTTGCTTCTAGAACGTCAGCCAGCGGTACACCGTCGCCCACATATCGTGCAGCCAGACGTAGCCGATCGAGCGGCGGCCGCAATCAATCCGCACCGCGGCCGCCATGCCTGGCCGAGCTTCGGCCGGCGGTTCCCCGTCGAGCGCGAGCCGCACTCGCATCGAAGGCACGGCGTCCTCCAGCCCGTCTGCAGCGAGCGGCGCAGCCGAGCTGACGGCCATCAAATGAGCGGGGTAAGTTTGTGCCACATCGCCAGAGAGCCGCACGCTCGCGGTCACCTCGGCGTTGTCGCCCGACGCCGCGCGTTGCGCCGCCAGGATCTCGCCAACATCGCGTTGCGCCGCCTCGGCATTGACGAACCAACCGGTCGATGCGTCGGTCACGGTGAGAAGCGCCTCGCCACGCTCGACAGGCCGCGACGCGAGCAGCGTTTGAACATCGGGGGTGAGAATCTCGCCGTTGATCGGGCTCCGCAGCGTGAGCGCCGCATGCCGCTCTTCAAGTAACTGCCGCTGCGTTTTCAGCCCGGCTAGCCGTTCTTCGAGTTGCCGTTGCTCGGCGGAGAGCGGCAGGCGATCTTCCGTTTCACGGTCGCGGAGCGTCCGGTCAGTCCGCGTCACGGCGAGCGCATCGAGCCGCTCTTGAGCCGCCGCAATTTCGCCGCGCACTTGTTGCAGCTTGAGGGCAAGCTCAGGGTCAGTGAGCACAATCAGCACGTCGCCTTGCTTCACGCGATCGCCGTGAGCGACGCGAACCTCGGCAATCGAACCTGTCGCCGTCGCAAAAATCTCACGTTCGATGGCCGCGGCGAGCGTCGCGGGCGCCTCCACCGTCAGCGTCGCCGGCACAAAAATCAGCGCGAGCACTGCGGCGACGATGCCGCCGGCAATCCACAACGCACGGCGGCGACTAACCGGCTCGCGGAGCGCCGCCAGTCGATCTGACCACGCCAGCATCGTCCGCACCGTAAACTGATCGAGCGTCGCAGCCCTCGCAACCGCCGGAGCGGCCAGTTCGCCAATCTCGATGAGTTGCCGCAGCACGGCGTCATCCGCGGCCCCGTCGAAACGCTCGGCGATGAGCACTAGATCGCAGCGATTCGAACTGCGCTCGCCTCCCTGCCCGGCGACTCGCTCGTCGCGCAAATGCGAATAACCAAAAGAAAATGGCGCCGCAGCTAACTGCCAGGCGTGGGAATGATCGAGATGCTCGGCCAGCGTCGCCGCCAGCCGCGTCGGCAAATCGGCGTCGTCGAGCCGATCGGCGACGTGCGTAATCGGCTCACCCCAATTGGCAACGTCTTCCGCGAGCCGAGCGGCGAGGCGAGCCATCTCGCTCTGCCGATCAGCGCGACTAACGCCGCTCACGCAGACGAGCCGCCACTGTTCGCCGCGACGCAGTAGCAACGACACGCGATCGCACTGCAGCAGTCGACGAGCCTCGTTAGCAACCGCGAACGCCGTCCCCTCCAAATCGCGCGGTTGTTGAATGCGACGCAAAAAGTCGACGGCATGCTGCTGCAAGCCGGCGGTCGCCCGTCGCTCGCGCAGCTCGGTAAGTGCATGGAAGTCGGCGGCAATCGCGGCGAGCGTCGACGCCAGTTCGCGGCGCCCTTGCTGAACGGTCGAGCTATCGCTGGACGGAAACCAAAGCTCCAACGCCCCGATCGCTCCATGGCCCGGCGCCCCGCCGCCCGCAGCGTCGGCGATCGGCGCAATGACTGATTCAACACCGACAGCGTCCGCCGCAATGGTCGGCGCCAACTGTGGCGCGGCGAACGCTCGTAACACGGCGTCGCGCCGCGATGCGATACTTGGCGGCACGCCTGCTGAATCCGATTGCAGCTCTGCAACGACCTCCAGCCGTTCCGGCGCTACACGTCGCCAACCAGCGCCGCCAGTCGCTCCTACTGCCGCGCATGTTTCCGCTAGCAGCCGACGGTAAAACTCCCGCGGCGTTGCTTCGCTGCGGGCCGCCGCGTGCAGGCGCTCCACCAGTTCCTCTAGCTGAAGCCAGCTAGCATCGGCAGCGTCGGTGAGTGGAGAACGAGGAGACATCTCGTCCAGTATACGCAGCCTCGCGCAGAACTCGCTCGCAGCGAGCCGGCGCCAGCGGAACGATTTCGGCAGCAACGCGATCGCCGCGCGGCAGGATAAGCAGATTGCGCAAGCGATCGGGGTTCTAACGAAATTCGTAGCTCTACCGGTTCTACCGTGACGAAAAACTGCTGCGAGGTTCCAAGTTCTCGGCCACACGCGGTCGCTTGCCGCCTCGGAAAGCTCATCGCTCGTCGCCCATGCGCTGGACGCGTCATCCCGCTTTCGTTTGGTCGCTGCTCGCCAGCCTCATGCTGGCCGAGGGCTGCCGCGTGCGCGAGAAGGCGACTTTCAAGGCAGTTGACGACACCTGCTACCGAGCCCTGGCGACGAAAATCGAGTACCCCGAGGTTTCTCCCTGCAGCCACAACGAGCAAGATTGGGCGGCCGTGCAGCCGCTAACGCTCGCCTCGCTGGGGCAGATGGAATACTGGAACATGACGCTCGAAGAGGCGGTGCGGATCACGCTCGCCCAGTCGGACGTCATTCGCGATCTCGGCGGCACCGTGCTCCGTTCACCCGGCACCGTCGAAACGTACTGGAATCCCGCGGTCGTCGAAACGAACCCGCGGTTCGGCGTTGACGCGGCGCTGGCGGCCTTCGACGCGCAGCTCACCAGCAGCGTCTTCGGCGAGAAGAACGACCGCGCCCTGAACAACGAGTTCTTCGGCGGCGGCACGCGCTTGCTCAACCAAGACCTGCTCGTACAGCAGACGCAAATCGCCAAGCGTTCGGCCACTGGTACGCAGTTCGCCGCACGACATTACACCGATTACGACGCGAACAACGCCCCCAGCAACTTGTTCCCGAGTGCGTGGAATACGAACTTTGAAGTTGAAGCTCGCCAACCGTTGCTCCAAGGCGCAGGCGTCGAGTTCAACCGCATCGCTGGCCCCAGCAACACGCCCGGCCTCTACAACGGCGTGCTCGTCGCCCGGCTCAACACCGACGTCGAGCTCACCGATTTTGAGATTTCAGTGCGCGACCTGCTGAGCAACGTCGAAAACGCTTACTGGGATCTCTACTTCGCCTACCGCGATCTCGATGCGAAGATCGCCGCCCGCGATGCGGCGCTCGAAACGTGGCGGCGGATCAACGCACTCTACGTTTCCGGCCGCCGCGGCGGCGAAGCGGAAAAGGAAGCGCAGGCTCGCGAACAATTCTACCGCTTCCAGGAAGACGTCGAAAACGCTCTGGCTGGCCGGCTGCTTGGCGGCACCAGCGTGAACAACGGCAGCGGCGGCGGCACCTTCCGCGGCGGCGGCGGCGTCCAAGTCGCCGAACGCCGGCTTCGCATGCTCGTCGGCCTCCCGCCGAGCGACGGTCGATTGATTCGCCCCTCCGACGAACCGGTGAGCGCGCCGATTCGCTTCGACTGGACCGAAATCACGCGTGAATCGCTCGTGCGTCGCGCGGAACTTCGCCGCCAACGCTGGGTCACGCGGCGGTTTGAACTCGAACAGATTGCTAGCCGCAATTACTTGCTGCCGCGGCTCGACGCCGTCGCCCGGCAGCGGTGGCGCGGTTTTGGCCATGACCTCCTTGCCAGCGATTCAACCGGCCGCGACCGCTTCGACAATGCCTACATGGATCTCGTGAGCGGCGACTTCCAGGAATGGCAAGTCGGCTTCGAGTTGAACGTGCCGATTGGCTTCCGCCAAGGCGCCGCCGCGGCACGCAACGCCGAACTGCAACTCACCCGCGCCCGCGCCGTGCTGCGAGAGCAAGAGCATTTGGTGCTCCACGACGCCGCGAACGCGATGGCGGAGTTTGACCGCACGGTCGTCGTCACGCAAACCGCCGGTCGTCGGCTCGATGCAGCCCGCCATCAACTCGACGCCGTCGAAGCGGCGTACGACGCCGACAAGGCGCCGCTCGATTTCGTGCTCGAAGCACAACGCCGTCTCGCTGAAGCGGAAAGCAGCTACTACCAAGCGATGGCCGAGTATGCCATTGCGATCAAGAACGTCCACTTCGCCAAGGGAACGCTGCTCGATTACGACGGCGTTGTGCTGGCCGAATCGCGGTGGCCCGACAAGGCGTACGCCGATGCGGCTGAACGCGATCGCTTGCGGGGCCGGCCGCGGGTGCTGAACTACGCGTCGGCTCGCCAGCCAGTAGTCGGCGGCGGAACCTACGACCAGCATTCGCTGGAGTCGAATCCGCTTGGCCTCGGCATCCCGGTCGAGAAAGAAGCGATCAAGACGCCTGTCGAGGAAACGGCGCCGACGACGCCCGAGCCGACGTTGCCGTTCGGCGCCGAACCCCTACCGCCGGTGCAATTGCCCGCGGCGCCCGTTGCGCACTCGGTCGTGCAACCGCTGGCGCTGCTGCCGAGCTTCGACGCCAATCTCACGCCCGCGACTGCGAGCAGTTCAACGAAGTGATGGAGTTGCTCAAACGATCTGTGGGAGGGGTCTCTGACCCCGAAGCCGCGTTGAGCTATCACAACTGTTTGCAGCGGTGACCGTCATCGGCGTCGGAGACGCCTCCCACAAGGGATTTTCCCAGCACGCTCGAGGTTGACGCTTACTTCGGTTGGCCGTCGGCTTCCATGGCGGCGAACCAGGAATCGGTCTCGCTATCGCCGGGTGCGTTTGCCGAAGCTGTCCCTAGCATCTCGTCGGCGAGGTATCGCGACAGCAATTCGGGAGTTGGATAGCTCCACGCCGCCGCCGGGGGCAAGCGCACGCCCAGCACTTTCTCGAACTCGACGTTCAGTTCCAGCGCGGTGAGCGAATCCATTCCCGACTCTGCGAACGGCGCGGTTGGCGACATTTCGCCGGCACCCGGTTCCGCTCGCTCTTCGAGCCAATTCATCATCCAGGTTTGAATCTGCTCGGCCAACTCCGGCGGCGTCAGTTCTGCCAGCCGATGCAGAAACTCTGGTCGTCCGTCAGCTCCGACCGCAACAGCTGCATCGGCGCGGAACGTCACGGTTTCGGCGAGTTCGTCCACCGGCGTCGCGGTAGGCGACTGCTGCCAAGCAGCGAGTTGCTCCAAGCCATTCGTTGCGAGCATGTCGCGGCAGTGGCTGCGTTGAATCTTACCACTCGACGTGAGCGGCACGCCGCCCGGCCGCACGAGCACGATCTGATATGGATCGACGTCATGCTCTTCGACGATCGCCGCACGGATCGCCCGCAGCACCGGCGCCATGTCCTCGCGCCGATGCTCGCGGCGGACTTGATGAACAACGACGAGCTGCTCGTGACCATCGACTTCCACCGCGAAGGCGGCGCCGAGATCGATCGCGGCGTGAGCTTGCTGAGCGGTCCGCTCGACATCCTGCGGATAGAGGTTGCGGCCGCGAATGATGATCACATCCTTCGCACGACCGGTGACGAAGAGTTCGCCGCCATCGAAGGCGCCAAGGTCGCCAGTCCGTAGGAACGGCCCGCTGCCGTCAGCCAAGCGGCCGCCGAACGTTTGCCATAACTCTTCCGGGTGGTTCCAGTAACCTTTCGCCACCGAACCGCCGCTGACCCAAATCTCACCGACCTGCCCTTCGAGGCACGGCTCGAACGTCTGCGGATCGACGACCCGCACGAGTTGATCGCCGAGCGGCCGGCCGCAGCTTACCAGCGGTTGCGACGCCTCGCCTGCCGCTACCGCAGCGAGACGATGCTTCGCCAGTCGGGCCCGATCGGCATGGAGCACGCGCGGCCCGTTGGCCCCGCCGCCGCCCGTCACCATTAGCGTCCCCTCGGCGAGGCCGTAGCAGGGATAGTAGGCTGCGGTGCGGAAGCCTTGCGGCCCGAACGCCACGGCGAATTCATCGAGAGCGCGAGAATCAATCGGCTCGGCGCCGCAGAAGGCAAGCTTCCAGCGGCTGAGGTCGAGCCCGGCACGCTGCTCAGGCGTAATCTTGCGAGCACAAAGTTCGTAAGCGAAGTTCGGCGCCCCGCTGATCGCGGCGCCGGTCCGCGAGATCGTTTCCAGCCAAGTGACCGGCCGTTGCAGGAAGGTCGCGGGCGCCAGGAAGTAAGACGTGCCGCCGACGTACATCGGCGTCAGGATGCCGCCGATTAGTCCCATGTCGTGGTAGGCCGGCAGCCAGAAGACGCCCGATTGCGGCGCCACGGCTTCTTCCGCCGGCGCTAACCCAAAGCCCGTGCGAATCAGCTCCAGGTTATGGAGCAAATTGCCGTGCGTTACAACGACGCCGCGCGGCTGCGAGGTGCTGCCCGAAGTGTATTGGAGGAACGCAGCGTCGCTTGGCGTTCGCGGAACCAACTGTTTGAACGATTCCGCATCACGGCAACGGTCGACGGCGATCCACTCCAGCGTCCGCACGGCCGGCGATTGCTCGTCGAGCTGCATCAGGCCGAGCGTTTCACTCGTGGTGAGTGCGGCGGTCGGCTTGCAGTCAGCAACGATCGCATCGAGCCGAGACGACGGGCGACGCGGCTTCGGATAGGTCGCTGGCGCCGGCAGCACGCCGGCATACAAGCAGCCAAAGAACGCGGCGATGAAATCAAGCCCTGGCGGGAAGATGAGCACCGCCCGGTCGCCTGGCGCTGCCACGCGGCTGAGCTCAACGGCCACGGCACGAGCACGGCGATCGAGTTCAGCGTAGGTCCACTCAACCCGCTGGCTGGCGTCGCTTCCGCCAGACTCGGCGAGGAAGGCGAACGCCAGTTGATCGGGACGCTCGGCGGCACGACGGCGCAATAGTTCGGCGACGCTTCTCATTTCAGATCGCGGCGTGGGCGTTTCTGCTGGCATGACCGCTCGAAGAAGAGAGAAAATGTCGTACCGAAATCGTGATCGGGAGAGTGCAGGCAGCATATGAGTCGCGGGCCGCATGAGGTACTCCTTGCCAGCAGGCAGCGGATGATGATTCTGTCGCGGGCAAAAAGTGCCCAACTAACGTAGCGTTGCGGGGA
This sequence is a window from Lacipirellula parvula. Protein-coding genes within it:
- a CDS encoding site-2 protease family protein, with amino-acid sequence MPAADYRRAVADRILPMRTRGDLHIVETAFDGDAAYMVKDPVTGEIFQFSSEEQALLTALRQPVSLRSLQRELETSFAPRRATIEQMQEFVNRVYEQGLLVGEIPGRGAELCERGRRHSRRERWSNLLQLLSIRVGGFDAGPLVDRLYRSLGWVFSRAGAVAVGLLMAAAIYVVVSHAGQIDTGLSGLQQLAQSRWLPIWFAAVALVKVAHEFGHALACRRFGARPREMGLLLLAGMPSLYCDVSDAWRLPSKWQRIAVSAGGMFVELIIASLAAIVWSISEPGIVQAIALSLLVVCSVGTLAINANPLLRYDGYYILSDWLETPNLAERARGLVGVAWRRWLLEEPDPVDPLLSPAKRRTLWIYAIGAKVYLALVMAGLFILMLKLARPYQLQNLVYSLAAVTLTGVLARPIGAAVRLATNPLVRSRWRWDRAALSASALLLGLTALYYLPMDRRVEAPLVIVPQQNHPLFAVAAGELRRALPAGAEVAAGDVVVELHNPELELARAEAAATVRERAVRVSQLRALQATSPAAGRQLPAARAELVDSEAQLAEYEAMVASLTIRAPHAGRVVAAPDRPADRRRSDQLATWSGSPLDLHNQGAWIEPKTPLCVIAGSSAAAAWAGVEQADVPVVSAGQTVHVLVDEQPFSALTGRVTHVASRGHANHAADRDGTPPAASPLGDARYHDVKIELDDALPLLPGSRGVAKITIERSNLGTLVMNALGRTFHRVF
- a CDS encoding efflux RND transporter periplasmic adaptor subunit, with product MKLRFHITMVAVLLCGTLAGAAETTIDSVVLRPMVEAEVPARQTGVLATIAVEEGAAVAAGELLASLDDRAAKLAVAKAELERSQVQAKAASELRIEYADKALEVARAEMKRSSESNEKFARSISQSQLDVERLTAEKLELERRQAEHELEIDRYELKLKENGVESARLDLELHAVKAPFAGVVALVRGRAGEWVEPGAPVVRLVAVDRLRAEGFAPAEIAATTPVGSKVKFAIGAEGDAFPAGGHVEGTLRFISPEIDPITGQVRVWAEIDNSAGKLRPGQQGKLSLPTEIVAPTN
- a CDS encoding TolC family protein, with product MRWTRHPAFVWSLLASLMLAEGCRVREKATFKAVDDTCYRALATKIEYPEVSPCSHNEQDWAAVQPLTLASLGQMEYWNMTLEEAVRITLAQSDVIRDLGGTVLRSPGTVETYWNPAVVETNPRFGVDAALAAFDAQLTSSVFGEKNDRALNNEFFGGGTRLLNQDLLVQQTQIAKRSATGTQFAARHYTDYDANNAPSNLFPSAWNTNFEVEARQPLLQGAGVEFNRIAGPSNTPGLYNGVLVARLNTDVELTDFEISVRDLLSNVENAYWDLYFAYRDLDAKIAARDAALETWRRINALYVSGRRGGEAEKEAQAREQFYRFQEDVENALAGRLLGGTSVNNGSGGGTFRGGGGVQVAERRLRMLVGLPPSDGRLIRPSDEPVSAPIRFDWTEITRESLVRRAELRRQRWVTRRFELEQIASRNYLLPRLDAVARQRWRGFGHDLLASDSTGRDRFDNAYMDLVSGDFQEWQVGFELNVPIGFRQGAAAARNAELQLTRARAVLREQEHLVLHDAANAMAEFDRTVVVTQTAGRRLDAARHQLDAVEAAYDADKAPLDFVLEAQRRLAEAESSYYQAMAEYAIAIKNVHFAKGTLLDYDGVVLAESRWPDKAYADAAERDRLRGRPRVLNYASARQPVVGGGTYDQHSLESNPLGLGIPVEKEAIKTPVEETAPTTPEPTLPFGAEPLPPVQLPAAPVAHSVVQPLALLPSFDANLTPATASSSTK
- a CDS encoding biotin/lipoyl-binding protein translates to MSPRSPLTDAADASWLQLEELVERLHAAARSEATPREFYRRLLAETCAAVGATGGAGWRRVAPERLEVVAELQSDSAGVPPSIASRRDAVLRAFAAPQLAPTIAADAVGVESVIAPIADAAGGGAPGHGAIGALELWFPSSDSSTVQQGRRELASTLAAIAADFHALTELRERRATAGLQQHAVDFLRRIQQPRDLEGTAFAVANEARRLLQCDRVSLLLRRGEQWRLVCVSGVSRADRQSEMARLAARLAEDVANWGEPITHVADRLDDADLPTRLAATLAEHLDHSHAWQLAAAPFSFGYSHLRDERVAGQGGERSSNRCDLVLIAERFDGAADDAVLRQLIEIGELAAPAVARAATLDQFTVRTMLAWSDRLAALREPVSRRRALWIAGGIVAAVLALIFVPATLTVEAPATLAAAIEREIFATATGSIAEVRVAHGDRVKQGDVLIVLTDPELALKLQQVRGEIAAAQERLDALAVTRTDRTLRDRETEDRLPLSAEQRQLEERLAGLKTQRQLLEERHAALTLRSPINGEILTPDVQTLLASRPVERGEALLTVTDASTGWFVNAEAAQRDVGEILAAQRAASGDNAEVTASVRLSGDVAQTYPAHLMAVSSAAPLAADGLEDAVPSMRVRLALDGEPPAEARPGMAAAVRIDCGRRSIGYVWLHDMWATVYRWLTF
- a CDS encoding AMP-binding protein, which codes for MRSVAELLRRRAAERPDQLAFAFLAESGGSDASQRVEWTYAELDRRARAVAVELSRVAAPGDRAVLIFPPGLDFIAAFFGCLYAGVLPAPATYPKPRRPSSRLDAIVADCKPTAALTTSETLGLMQLDEQSPAVRTLEWIAVDRCRDAESFKQLVPRTPSDAAFLQYTSGSTSQPRGVVVTHGNLLHNLELIRTGFGLAPAEEAVAPQSGVFWLPAYHDMGLIGGILTPMYVGGTSYFLAPATFLQRPVTWLETISRTGAAISGAPNFAYELCARKITPEQRAGLDLSRWKLAFCGAEPIDSRALDEFAVAFGPQGFRTAAYYPCYGLAEGTLMVTGGGGANGPRVLHADRARLAKHRLAAVAAGEASQPLVSCGRPLGDQLVRVVDPQTFEPCLEGQVGEIWVSGGSVAKGYWNHPEELWQTFGGRLADGSGPFLRTGDLGAFDGGELFVTGRAKDVIIIRGRNLYPQDVERTAQQAHAAIDLGAAFAVEVDGHEQLVVVHQVRREHRREDMAPVLRAIRAAIVEEHDVDPYQIVLVRPGGVPLTSSGKIQRSHCRDMLATNGLEQLAAWQQSPTATPVDELAETVTFRADAAVAVGADGRPEFLHRLAELTPPELAEQIQTWMMNWLEERAEPGAGEMSPTAPFAESGMDSLTALELNVEFEKVLGVRLPPAAAWSYPTPELLSRYLADEMLGTASANAPGDSETDSWFAAMEADGQPK